ACGGCATAGGGGACTGATGTGAGAAAGTTAGACTTTATGATTAAAGTCTTAAGCTTCCTAAGTGATTTGAACGAATTGTTAGAGATGGCAGTTATCTCATTCATCCCCAAGTCCAATTCTTTTAGATTAGTACACAAGTGCAGCATGTCTAATCTAATATCTTTGATGCAGTTATTTCGGATTTAAAATGAGTTCAGCGTTGGGATTTTACAGGAAATATTGATGAGAACCTGCAGGTTGTTATTGATATGGTTTAACTTCAGATACTGCAGTGAGGAGTTACATGTCTCTAGCACTTCCTGCAGTCCATGTAATGAGGAGCGAACCCCACTGATATCTAGTTTATGCACACTTCTAAGGTACGATGTGTTACTCACCTCCCAGACGATACCATTCTTTATACTATCCTCAAGGTGCAACTTTTTGAGTTTGGGAAAGATACCTGCAGTGAGCCTAAAGAACATAAGCTCATTCTGAGACAAATCAAGTGTAACAAGTTCTGTAGACTTATTTGACAGCTCCCATGAATGAAAAATGGAAATGTTGTTTGCTGGAATGTATAGGCTTTGTAAATGTGGTGTATGATGTAAGATGTTTTTTAAGTCGCGCAGTTTGTTGTGGCCTAGGTCCAAAAACCCAAGCTTGCTCAGAGACATGAAAGAGGCCGGTGCTACTGTTTGGATCTGATTGGAAGTCAGATGCAATTCTATGAGATTGACCAA
The Gadus morhua chromosome 7, gadMor3.0, whole genome shotgun sequence DNA segment above includes these coding regions:
- the LOC115546938 gene encoding leucine-rich repeat-containing protein 70 isoform X2, whose product is MKTKIAMPLREICFCSFGILYFSLNSFIFPTAGYVVKGCQITQNTRAICKNSLKVFPKEIPETVTFIDLSGNNISKLNKKALENLPNLLHLNLGHNFISKIESGTFVVQISLKVMFLDNNMLCKLQDGMFDGLVNLIELHLTSNQIQTVAPASFMSLSKLGFLDLGHNKLRDLKNILHHTPHLQSLYIPANNISIFHSWELSNKSTELVTLDLSQNELMFFRLTAGIFPKLKKLHLEDSIKNGIVWEVSNTSYLRSVHKLDISGVRSSLHGLQEVLETCNSSLQYLKLNHINNNLQVLINISCKIPTLNSF